A single region of the Mercenaria mercenaria strain notata chromosome 6, MADL_Memer_1, whole genome shotgun sequence genome encodes:
- the LOC123548389 gene encoding uncharacterized protein LOC123548389, whose product MMARPGIPIYVLGQTMKEIRMVTSVLVADKGGINQELNEVWTVHRNVKLRKEYTTRAVNVDNKGYSDRPCMDRTACCREFTSLTCIPQQAESQHMECLKSVSDISNSTLNDNGYASGDETDKQIPEDCGIETDIHEIALLTKPKSELPSLILHRFIHTGIFVLAVDTEQFDKNMELYEKMLRELGTYSVLTKAGYTELIVVNTAEQSNQNKDACGFKKNARKLFNAIRKSYFGCHFGTCCITELGQKICEIESKYEMKRAWPTGKFTNQRSMIQTLERKGTFTEMGKADISESTLEQSGMFYFQVIDTGYVCCRPDKLVQKYISLLEMLEMRGALAPNVSVDDFTLDIGYEETNIMLSALVEAKLIEEEDEDTVHLLPLITPVLLPQYDEKRTFKIETNVLRLAIDISIVPTVLMVNIIMRCVHFGWAVRSKAPKACESRDSVLLENGSFGVVMTFDSAENVSNVGLCIIRFQTDENGDAKFDCGECEKLRNAVESEVESCTSVHNHKLESVTVCGQYMRSKDEKDLLRMKEGKWTDVTKLMSNIDNELGISEATLLKHWYPAKCKELEETMNKSMRDDVLVKIAELFGRGYKIFFIGQKIPSSFVDRIGLENQNNVTYTVFQLLKEWVRINGYKANLSTLRTAITESSINIDLSKFDEIVKESQ is encoded by the exons ATGATGGCGCGTCCAGGAATTCCAATATACGTTTTAGGACAGACTATGAAGGAGATACGAATGGTGACGTCAGTTTTAGTCGCAGATAAAGGCGGCATAAATCAGGAACTGAACGAAGTATGGACCGTGCATAGGAACGTTAAGTTACGCAAAG AATATACCACAAGGGCAGTGAATGTTGACAACAAGGGCTATTCCGATCGACCATGTATGGACAGAACTGCATGCTGTCGCGAATTTACAAGTTTAACATGTATCCCACAACAAGCAGAATCACAGCATATGGAGTGCTTAAAGTCTGTCTCTGATATAAGTAACTCTACATTGAATGATAATGGGTACGCATCTGGGGACGAAACGGATAAACAG ATTCCCGAAGACTGTGGTATTGAAACTGATATCCATGAAATCGCTCTGTTGACGAAACCCAAATCAGAACTACCGTCTCTGATACTTCACCGTTTTATTCATACAGGCATATTTGTGCTTGCCGTTGATACAGAACAGTTCGACAAAAACATGG aGTTGTATGAAAAGATGCTAAGAGAACTTGGCACATATTCTGTTTTGACGAAAGCCGGATATACTGAACTTATTGTTGTAAATACCGCTGAACAAAGCAACCAAAACAAG GATGCATGTGGTTTTAAAAAGAATGCTCGAAAACTTTTCAACGCAATACGGAAGTCGTATTTCGGATGTCATTTTGGTACGTGTTGTATAACTGAACTCGGACAGAAGATATGCGAGATTGAATCAAAATACGAGATGAAAAGGGCCTGGCCAACTGGAAAGTTTACAAATCAACGTTCAATGATCCAAACTCTTGAACGAAAAGGCACGTTTACTGAGATGGGCAAGGCTGATATATCTGAATCCACTTTGGAGCAGAGCGGCATGTTCTATTTCCAAGTGATTGATACTGGTTATGTATGCTGTAGACCTGATAAATTGGTACAGAAATATATCAGCTTGCTAGAAATGTTGGAAATGCGGGGTGCCCTTGCACCTAATGTATCTGTTGAtgattttacactggatattggTTATGAAGAAACCAATATCATGTTGAGTGCACTTGTTGAAGCAAAGCTCATAGAAGAAGAAGATGAAGACACAGTGCACCTGCTTCCATTGATAACACCAGTCCTTCTTCCTCAGTATGACGAGAAAAGAACATTCAAAATTGAAACCAATGTACTACGCCTTGCCATTGATATCAGTATTGTACCGACAGTTCTTATGGTAAATATCATAATGAGATGTGTCCATTTTGGATGGGCTGTAAGATCGAAAGCACCGAAAGCATGCGAATCGAGGGATTCTGTATTGTTGGAAAATGGGTCCTTCGGTGTAGTAATGACTTTCGACTCAGCAGAAAATGTGTCTAATGTTGGACTCTGTATCATACGATTTCAGACTGATGAAAATGGTGATGCGAAATTTGATTGTGGCGAGTGTGAAAAACTTAGAAACGCAGTTGAATCAGAAGTTGAATCCTGCACATCGGTGCATAATCATAAACTGGAAAGTGTAACAGTGTGTGGGCAGTACATGAGAAGCAAAGACGAGAAGGATCTCTTGAGGATGAAAGAAGGAAAGTGGACAGATGTTACGAAACTGATGAGTAACATTGACAATGAGCTTGGTATCAGTGAGGCGACGTTGCTGAAACACTGGTATCCTGCAAAG TGTAAAGAGCTTGAGGAAACGATGAACAAGAGCATGAGAGACGATGTGCTAGTTAAAATTGCGGAATTGTTCGGAAGAGGctataagatttttttcattggACAGAAGATTCCGTCGTCGTTTGTAGACCGGATTGGACTTGAAAATCAAAATAACGTAACGTATACAGTGTTTCAGCTGCTGAAAGAATGGGTTCGAATAAATGGATACAAGGCAAATCTTTCCACATTAAGGACAGCAATAACAGAGAGCTCAATAAATATCGATCTCTCGAAATTTGATGAAATTGTAAAGGAATCTCAGTAA